DNA sequence from the Pedobacter sp. W3I1 genome:
AGTAAGACTAGAAATTGCTTTAACGGCATAAAACTGATTTTAAGCTCCTTGTTTTTATCTTCTTCTCCAGGTTTTGGATTAGTCCATCGCCACCAGCCCATAATGTTGGTTATAAAAAAGAAAACCATCAAAAACATATCGGGATAAAGTTGGCTTTGATAATATAAAAATGCCGATAAGAATACATTGACAATGCCTGCAGGCCAGCTCCAAACACTGGCTTTTGCTGAAAGTATAACGGAAATAATCCCTGTAATTACAGCAAAGAATTCTAAATAGCTCATTTTATAGCCAAGAACCGTGAAAAATATAGTGTGGGCATCGAAAAAATCCATTTTTTCTTTTTGAGGAATCTAAAAAATACTAATGTAAATAATTTATTTGCGGCTATTGGTTTTCTATTGGAAAACAATCCAAAAATATAGCTGTTATAACAATATCTAATGACTAATCGCCGTATTTATTAACCAGCAGATTTCGTTATGCAATATCTCGACCATGTTTTCGGTTATCCTATCCCTTTGTTTTTTAAGAACCTAATCATTGGCTTAATAGCTGTATTTCTTGGCATTTTAATCAAGTTTATCATTCACAGAACTTTCATCCTGCTTTCGCGTTGGTGGGATTTTATCATTATAAAATCGACAGTAAAGCATTTAAGGAGACCTGTTGCTATTTTTATTCCATTATTGATCCTTAACTTCTCGTTAACGCTGATGGAGATGGCGCCAACATATCGCCTTCCAATAACCAAAATATTAGAAATTGCCCTAACGACTACTTTTGCACTGATTTTGGTGAGGGCAATTAACGTTTTGGAAGATTATTTCTACCTGAAATATGATCTTAACAAAGAAAATAACCTGAAAGAGCGTAAAATCAGAACGCAATTGCAGTTTGTTCGAAAATTTATTGTTTCGCTTATTATTTTAATTACTGCGGCTATTATTTTATTGAGTTTTGAAAGTATGCGTAAAATCGGAGCCGGACTGCTTACTGGTGTTGGTATAGGAGGGATTATCATCGGTTTTGCAGCACAGAAATCGCTTGGAAATTTATTGGCAGGCTTTCAGATCGCTTTTACCCAGCCAATAAGGATTGATGATGTTTTAGTTGTAGAAGGTGAATGGGGTAAGGTAGAGGAGATCACCCTAACCTATGTGGTGGTTAATATCTGGGATCAACGACGGTTAATCCTGCCGATTACCTATTTTATAGAAAAGCCCTTCCAAAACTGG
Encoded proteins:
- a CDS encoding mechanosensitive ion channel family protein; translated protein: MQYLDHVFGYPIPLFFKNLIIGLIAVFLGILIKFIIHRTFILLSRWWDFIIIKSTVKHLRRPVAIFIPLLILNFSLTLMEMAPTYRLPITKILEIALTTTFALILVRAINVLEDYFYLKYDLNKENNLKERKIRTQLQFVRKFIVSLIILITAAIILLSFESMRKIGAGLLTGVGIGGIIIGFAAQKSLGNLLAGFQIAFTQPIRIDDVLVVEGEWGKVEEITLTYVVVNIWDQRRLILPITYFIEKPFQNWTRVSADLLGTVFLYLDYTIPIEPLRQELTRLLNADPLWDKRVNVVQVTDSTKDGVIEVRFLMSASNSSRTFDLRCHVREAMITFIQNNYPESLPKRRLEFKDIEKSSFQP